The Aminiphilus circumscriptus DSM 16581 genome contains a region encoding:
- a CDS encoding 3-oxoacid CoA-transferase subunit B, whose amino-acid sequence MLPELDEERVRHRIARRIAMEFENGDVVNLGIGIPTLVSDYIPEDVHVIFQTENGVVGAGPKPEKEDLRYIGAGGRCLSVLPGGSCIASDLSFGLIRGGHLDATVLGTLEVDQEANLANWMIPGKMVPGMGGAMDLVTGARRVILATTHTNKKGEPKILRKCRLPLTGKGVVSLIVTEFAVLRFREGKLVLEEIAPEVTLDQVRAATEAEFVVADPLLPMKGVEKEEVVA is encoded by the coding sequence ATGCTTCCAGAACTTGATGAAGAACGGGTGCGCCACCGAATCGCCCGGCGCATCGCCATGGAGTTCGAGAACGGGGACGTGGTGAATCTGGGGATCGGTATTCCCACGCTTGTCTCGGACTATATTCCCGAGGACGTGCACGTGATCTTTCAGACTGAAAACGGCGTGGTGGGGGCGGGGCCGAAACCGGAAAAGGAAGATCTGCGCTACATCGGTGCTGGAGGACGTTGTCTCTCCGTACTTCCGGGAGGATCCTGCATCGCCAGCGATCTCAGCTTCGGCCTCATTCGGGGTGGACACCTGGATGCCACGGTGCTCGGCACACTCGAGGTGGATCAGGAGGCGAACCTCGCCAACTGGATGATTCCCGGCAAGATGGTTCCCGGCATGGGTGGTGCCATGGACCTGGTCACGGGAGCCCGCCGGGTGATCCTCGCCACGACGCATACGAACAAGAAGGGAGAGCCCAAAATCCTTCGGAAATGCAGGCTCCCTCTCACGGGAAAGGGTGTGGTGAGCCTCATCGTGACGGAATTTGCGGTGCTCCGTTTCCGGGAGGGAAAACTGGTGCTCGAGGAAATTGCTCCGGAGGTCACGCTCGACCAGGTGCGGGCCGCCACGGAGGCGGAATTTGTCGTTGCGGATCCCCTGCTGCCGATGAAGGGCGTCGAGAAGGAAGAGGTGGTCGCATGA
- a CDS encoding CoA transferase subunit A, producing MSKRIVKPVLSAREAVAGIASGATVMIGGFNYGGVPYTLVEALLEQGATNLTLIANDTAYDDVGHGRLVREGRVKKVVASHVGLNKTTQRLFNEGKMELELVPQGTFAERIRAGGFGLGGILTPTGVGTVVEEGKQVLEVQGKRYILELPLRAEVALLRAFRADTMGNLTYRGTNRNFNPVMATAADLVIAEVDEILSPGGLDAEDIVTPGILVDILVMKGDSYYASRT from the coding sequence ATGTCGAAGAGAATCGTCAAACCTGTCCTGTCAGCCCGAGAGGCCGTGGCGGGCATTGCCTCCGGCGCAACGGTCATGATAGGGGGGTTCAACTACGGTGGTGTGCCCTACACTCTTGTGGAGGCGCTTCTTGAGCAGGGTGCGACGAATTTGACACTTATTGCCAACGACACGGCCTACGACGATGTGGGGCACGGGAGGCTTGTCCGGGAAGGACGGGTGAAAAAAGTCGTCGCTTCGCATGTGGGGCTCAATAAAACTACACAGCGCCTCTTCAACGAGGGAAAGATGGAGTTGGAGCTCGTTCCCCAGGGAACCTTCGCGGAACGGATCCGAGCGGGGGGATTCGGCCTGGGAGGAATACTCACGCCTACCGGCGTGGGAACCGTCGTGGAGGAGGGAAAACAGGTTCTGGAAGTGCAGGGGAAACGCTATATTCTGGAGCTGCCTCTCCGGGCGGAAGTGGCTCTTCTGCGGGCCTTCCGCGCCGATACCATGGGAAATCTGACCTATCGGGGGACGAACCGGAATTTCAATCCCGTCATGGCGACCGCAGCGGATCTGGTCATCGCCGAGGTGGACGAGATTCTTTCGCCGGGAGGACTCGATGCGGAGGATATCGTCACGCCGGGCATTCTCGTGGACATTCTCGTCATGAAGGGGGATTCCTACTATGCTTCCAGAACTTGA
- a CDS encoding thiolase family protein, which translates to MRRAVILAACRTAGGKFGGALAEMDAPRLGALALREAVRRAGIDDDVVEEVILGNGWQAGVGSNPARIATVESGLPETVPAFTVNKRCGSGLRTVMLAADRVRLGDAAVILAGGMESASNVPYLLKKARWGHRMGDVPTLDALHADGFFCRMAGMLMGATAEILVEEYGISRREQDEFALRSHRLAVRAVETGAFRDEVFPVRLKDKKKGEIAFDTEEIPRADTSLDRLAALEPIFKKGGSVTAGTSSALCDAGSALVVADGEWAAAQGLRPMAEILGYASAACAPDHMGLGPVYAVPKALQRSGFALEDMELIELNEAFAAQVLAVHRALPFDMDRCNVRGGAIALGHPIGATGAKILTTLLYALRSLDKELGLATACIGGGQGVALVVRRLT; encoded by the coding sequence ATGAGACGGGCGGTGATCCTTGCCGCATGCCGCACTGCGGGGGGAAAATTCGGCGGAGCGCTGGCGGAGATGGATGCGCCTCGGCTGGGCGCGCTGGCTCTGAGGGAGGCGGTGCGGAGGGCGGGGATCGACGACGATGTCGTAGAGGAGGTCATCCTCGGCAACGGCTGGCAGGCAGGGGTCGGTTCCAACCCGGCCCGTATTGCCACGGTGGAATCGGGCCTTCCTGAAACAGTTCCGGCGTTCACGGTGAACAAGCGCTGCGGCTCCGGTTTGCGTACGGTCATGCTCGCCGCAGACCGGGTGCGTCTCGGTGACGCGGCGGTGATTCTCGCGGGAGGAATGGAGAGCGCCTCCAATGTGCCCTACCTGCTCAAGAAAGCCCGCTGGGGGCATCGCATGGGTGACGTGCCGACCTTGGACGCACTTCATGCGGACGGATTTTTCTGCCGGATGGCGGGGATGCTCATGGGCGCCACGGCGGAGATTCTTGTGGAGGAGTACGGTATTTCCAGGAGGGAACAGGACGAATTCGCGCTGCGGAGTCATCGTCTGGCCGTGCGGGCCGTGGAGACCGGGGCCTTCCGGGACGAGGTTTTCCCCGTTCGATTGAAGGACAAAAAAAAGGGAGAGATCGCCTTCGACACGGAGGAAATCCCTCGGGCGGACACCTCCCTGGACAGGCTCGCCGCACTGGAGCCCATTTTCAAGAAGGGGGGCAGCGTCACGGCTGGAACCAGCTCGGCTCTCTGCGACGCCGGAAGCGCTCTTGTCGTGGCCGATGGAGAATGGGCTGCGGCACAGGGGCTCCGCCCCATGGCGGAAATCCTGGGGTACGCATCGGCGGCGTGCGCTCCCGATCACATGGGGCTCGGCCCGGTCTACGCGGTGCCGAAGGCGCTTCAGCGGAGCGGATTTGCCCTGGAGGACATGGAACTCATCGAGCTGAACGAGGCCTTCGCCGCGCAGGTTCTGGCGGTGCACCGGGCGCTTCCCTTCGACATGGACCGCTGCAATGTCAGGGGCGGTGCCATTGCCTTGGGGCACCCCATCGGCGCCACGGGAGCGAAGATTCTCACCACGCTTCTCTACGCGCTCCGTTCTCTGGACAAGGAACTCGGACTTGCCACCGCCTGCATTGGCGGAGGACAGGGTGTGGCTCTCGTCGTCCGTCGCCTGACCTGA
- the gpt gene encoding xanthine phosphoribosyltransferase, with amino-acid sequence MSAGDRYHKTFPVSWEQLHRDCRALAWRLVALRPWTRIIAVARGGLVPAAIIARELDIRLVDTVCISSYTLRTQGEPAILKQAQCLDREEETLLIVDDLVDTGKTAKIVRDIFPTAHFATVYAKPDGRPLVNTFITEVSQDTWILFPWDAETHVEFVHPIAMKRTDG; translated from the coding sequence ATGTCCGCCGGTGACCGCTATCACAAAACTTTCCCCGTCTCGTGGGAACAGCTTCATCGGGATTGCCGCGCTCTCGCATGGCGTCTTGTCGCTCTTCGTCCCTGGACCCGGATCATCGCCGTCGCCAGGGGCGGGCTCGTTCCCGCGGCGATCATCGCCAGAGAACTCGACATCCGCCTCGTGGACACGGTGTGCATCTCCAGCTACACTCTGCGTACCCAAGGGGAACCCGCCATTCTCAAGCAAGCGCAATGTCTGGACAGGGAGGAGGAAACGCTCCTCATCGTGGACGACCTGGTGGACACGGGCAAGACCGCCAAGATTGTCCGCGACATCTTTCCCACCGCACATTTCGCCACGGTCTACGCAAAGCCCGATGGAAGACCGCTGGTGAACACGTTCATCACCGAAGTGAGCCAGGACACGTGGATCCTCTTTCCCTGGGACGCGGAAACACACGTGGAGTTCGTCCATCCCATCGCGATGAAACGCACCGACGGATAA
- a CDS encoding TRAP transporter permease, translated as MINENETTKISDEAPLGEKELLEEFERRKRNLQGWRYWLVATIAIAASLFHLYTAAFGLMAAIYQRSIHWMLMGVLIFLLYPISKKRPGDRIDFWDWIFAGLLVIGCMNIILNWDAISMREGMAIPSDISLGVIMVLLVLEAARRSMGWPLPIVAIVAMLYALFGPYFPGMLAHGGFPLEELAPFQYLRTDGIFGVPLGVSASFIFLFVLFGSILNVSGAGQFFIDLSLALTGRSQGGPAKAAVVASALMGTVSGSSVANAVTTGSFTIPLMKRAGYTSEFSGAVVAAASTGGQVMPPVMGAAAFIMAQFLGISYWEIVVAAAIPATLYFISIIAMVHFRSGKRGIMGISGVELRNVKEVFREGWHLLLPIVALVGFLATGYSAVKAVFWSIICLVVASWLGQEKYRMTPRRILDSLINGAINAVEVAAACACSGLVIGVIGITGVGLAFSSFVMSLSHGILPLALMLTMVGSIILGMGVPTTAQYIITSTLAAPALAQMGVPLMSAHLFCLYFGVLADVTPPVALATYAAAGLSKSNPLKTGFVALSVAVAGFLVPYMFVYNSYLLFQGNLLRIVLGCVTALMGIVGLSAAVQGYYVAPLSLPERLALFIVPFLLIVPNIYTDAVALALLIGVYLLQKHKVGRGVAPSVAVPHASNSVGKEE; from the coding sequence ATGATCAACGAAAACGAAACGACGAAAATTTCGGATGAGGCGCCCCTCGGGGAAAAGGAACTTTTGGAGGAGTTTGAAAGGCGCAAGCGGAATCTACAGGGGTGGCGCTATTGGCTCGTGGCGACCATCGCCATTGCCGCGTCACTCTTTCATCTGTACACGGCGGCGTTTGGCCTGATGGCGGCGATTTATCAGCGGAGCATCCACTGGATGCTCATGGGAGTGTTGATCTTTCTTCTTTACCCGATATCCAAGAAACGTCCCGGCGACCGCATCGATTTCTGGGATTGGATTTTCGCGGGATTGCTCGTGATCGGGTGTATGAACATCATTCTCAACTGGGACGCCATTTCCATGCGAGAGGGCATGGCGATTCCGTCGGACATTTCTCTCGGTGTCATCATGGTGCTCCTCGTTCTTGAAGCGGCGCGGCGTTCCATGGGATGGCCCCTTCCCATCGTGGCCATCGTGGCGATGCTCTATGCGCTGTTCGGTCCGTATTTTCCGGGGATGCTCGCCCACGGCGGATTTCCGCTGGAGGAACTCGCACCCTTCCAGTATCTCCGGACCGACGGCATCTTCGGCGTTCCGCTGGGTGTCTCCGCGTCGTTCATTTTTCTCTTCGTTCTCTTCGGCTCTATTCTCAACGTGTCGGGGGCCGGGCAGTTCTTCATCGATCTCTCTTTGGCCCTTACGGGACGCAGTCAGGGTGGACCCGCGAAAGCGGCGGTGGTCGCGAGTGCCCTCATGGGGACCGTCTCGGGCAGTTCGGTGGCAAATGCCGTGACCACGGGTTCCTTCACGATTCCCCTCATGAAGCGGGCGGGTTACACCTCGGAATTTTCCGGGGCCGTCGTTGCCGCGGCATCCACGGGTGGACAGGTCATGCCCCCCGTCATGGGAGCGGCGGCGTTCATCATGGCCCAGTTCCTCGGAATTTCCTACTGGGAAATTGTCGTTGCCGCGGCGATTCCCGCGACGCTCTACTTCATCTCTATCATCGCCATGGTGCATTTCCGTTCAGGAAAACGGGGGATCATGGGTATTTCAGGAGTGGAACTGCGGAATGTGAAGGAAGTCTTCCGCGAGGGATGGCATCTGCTGCTTCCCATCGTTGCCCTCGTGGGATTCCTCGCGACGGGCTACTCCGCGGTGAAGGCGGTTTTCTGGTCCATCATCTGTCTTGTCGTCGCCTCCTGGCTCGGGCAGGAAAAATACCGCATGACGCCACGGAGAATTCTGGACTCCCTCATCAACGGGGCGATCAACGCCGTGGAGGTCGCCGCAGCTTGCGCGTGCAGCGGTCTCGTCATCGGAGTCATCGGCATCACTGGTGTCGGACTGGCTTTCTCCTCCTTCGTGATGAGCCTCTCCCACGGCATTCTGCCCCTGGCGCTGATGCTCACCATGGTGGGTTCCATCATTCTCGGCATGGGCGTTCCCACCACGGCCCAGTACATCATCACCTCCACACTTGCTGCCCCAGCCCTGGCCCAGATGGGCGTACCCCTCATGTCGGCTCACCTTTTCTGTCTCTACTTCGGCGTTCTCGCGGACGTGACGCCCCCGGTTGCGCTCGCCACCTACGCGGCGGCAGGGCTTTCCAAGTCGAATCCTCTGAAGACGGGATTCGTGGCTCTGAGCGTTGCCGTGGCGGGATTTCTCGTCCCCTACATGTTCGTCTACAACAGCTACCTCCTCTTTCAGGGAAACCTGCTCCGCATCGTGCTGGGGTGTGTCACGGCTCTCATGGGTATCGTCGGGCTTTCCGCGGCGGTGCAGGGATATTATGTGGCCCCTCTTTCGCTGCCTGAGCGTCTCGCGCTCTTCATCGTACCGTTCCTGCTCATCGTCCCGAATATCTACACCGATGCAGTGGCACTGGCACTGCTCATCGGTGTCTATCTTCTGCAGAAACACAAGGTGGGACGGGGGGTTGCCCCATCCGTGGCGGTTCCCCACGCATCGAACAGTGTCGGCAAGGAGGAGTGA
- a CDS encoding prepilin peptidase: MWLVVLFSFGFLLGSVLGSFLNVVARRTVAGESWWGKSRSRCDTCGTPLTSSELIPLLSWLVQRGRCRTCGAAIPRSYFYVELVCALIGALVTARWGQFLPESVSNGKALLPLLLASIAAYSLYLNALTDLYSGYIFDLFALAPGALGLLLRVGGGEHALIDGLLGAALGYGIIACIILLSRGGMGWGDAHLMAGLGGILGWKMTGTALYFGFLLGGFWAVLLLVTGRAKRKDAIPLGPFLALGGIAAILCGPSFLAWFGIASEWPWNTL, translated from the coding sequence GTGTGGCTGGTCGTTCTTTTTTCTTTCGGCTTTCTGCTCGGAAGCGTTCTTGGATCCTTCCTGAACGTGGTCGCCCGCCGTACCGTCGCGGGGGAATCCTGGTGGGGAAAATCCCGCTCCCGTTGCGACACCTGCGGGACTCCTCTCACGTCCTCAGAACTGATTCCGCTCCTTTCCTGGCTCGTCCAGAGGGGGCGCTGCCGCACCTGCGGCGCGGCCATCCCGAGATCCTATTTCTATGTAGAACTTGTCTGTGCCCTCATCGGCGCTCTCGTCACGGCACGCTGGGGACAGTTCCTTCCGGAAAGCGTTTCAAACGGAAAGGCCCTTCTCCCTCTCCTGCTCGCCTCGATAGCGGCCTATTCCCTCTATCTGAACGCCCTTACGGACCTCTACAGCGGTTACATCTTCGACCTCTTCGCCCTCGCCCCGGGAGCCCTGGGACTCCTGCTCCGCGTCGGGGGCGGCGAACATGCCCTCATTGACGGCCTGCTCGGCGCCGCGCTCGGATACGGCATCATCGCCTGCATCATCCTTTTGAGTCGTGGAGGCATGGGGTGGGGAGACGCACATCTCATGGCAGGACTTGGAGGAATCCTTGGATGGAAAATGACCGGCACCGCACTCTATTTCGGCTTTCTCCTCGGGGGATTCTGGGCGGTGCTGCTCCTTGTCACGGGGAGGGCAAAGCGCAAGGACGCCATTCCGCTCGGTCCGTTTCTCGCCCTGGGTGGAATCGCAGCGATCCTCTGCGGCCCGAGCTTCCTCGCCTGGTTCGGCATCGCTTCCGAGTGGCCGTGGAACACCTTGTAA
- a CDS encoding aspartate aminotransferase family protein, translated as MSEWGNLIPRSYKTEMPMAVRGEGIYIYDESGRAYIDGCSGALLSSVGHGNKEIVAAMTRQLETLEFAHPSRWMNAAALDAAKEAASIAPADLRSVWFVSGGSEAIESAVKMVRQYFVERDGLSSSKSVCIARWASYHGSTLGAMGLGGNMARRRMFSPLFLEGPKIEPHYCYRCPFGLEHPSCDLRCAHALEQTIRRIGPQYVAAFLAEPVVGSTVGALNPPEGYWPLVREICSRYDVLLVADEIMTGVGRTGKPFCVDHWKVVPDIICSAKALSGGYAPVGAMFVRDDIVEVLRSGSGSFMHGHTYNANPVTGAAVAATLRYMKAAKVFENAAVMGERLEKALAPLADLSLVGEVRGMGLMRGIELVENKATKKPFAPEKKAAAVVTGECMKRGLVVYPGSGQIDGVAGDQFMVAPPLIVTQTEVDEIVGRLEEGLRAAENRLRS; from the coding sequence GTGTCCGAGTGGGGGAACCTGATTCCCAGAAGTTACAAGACGGAAATGCCCATGGCTGTCCGAGGCGAGGGCATCTACATCTATGACGAAAGTGGTCGCGCCTATATCGACGGATGCAGTGGCGCGCTTCTTTCCAGTGTAGGGCACGGCAACAAGGAGATTGTGGCGGCCATGACGCGGCAGCTCGAAACGCTGGAGTTCGCGCATCCGTCACGGTGGATGAACGCCGCTGCTCTGGATGCGGCCAAGGAAGCCGCTTCCATTGCTCCGGCCGATCTCCGGAGCGTCTGGTTCGTGAGCGGGGGCAGCGAGGCCATCGAATCGGCGGTGAAGATGGTTCGCCAGTATTTTGTGGAGCGGGATGGCCTTTCCTCTTCCAAGTCGGTGTGTATCGCCCGCTGGGCATCCTACCACGGCAGTACTCTCGGTGCCATGGGACTCGGCGGAAACATGGCCCGTCGTCGGATGTTCTCTCCGCTCTTTCTCGAAGGGCCGAAAATCGAGCCCCATTACTGCTACCGTTGTCCCTTCGGACTGGAACATCCTTCCTGCGATCTGCGATGTGCCCATGCCTTGGAGCAGACGATCCGCCGCATCGGTCCCCAGTACGTGGCGGCTTTTTTGGCGGAACCCGTTGTGGGGTCCACCGTCGGAGCCCTGAATCCTCCGGAGGGATACTGGCCTCTCGTGCGGGAGATCTGCAGCCGGTACGACGTGCTGCTCGTCGCCGACGAGATCATGACGGGCGTTGGAAGAACGGGTAAACCCTTCTGTGTCGATCATTGGAAGGTTGTTCCCGACATCATCTGTTCCGCGAAGGCGCTGTCCGGAGGATACGCTCCCGTGGGAGCCATGTTTGTCCGGGACGACATTGTGGAGGTGCTCCGCTCGGGAAGCGGCTCCTTCATGCACGGCCATACGTACAATGCCAATCCTGTCACGGGAGCGGCGGTGGCGGCGACGCTCCGCTACATGAAAGCGGCGAAGGTCTTCGAAAACGCCGCCGTCATGGGAGAGCGACTGGAGAAAGCGCTCGCTCCCCTCGCGGATCTTTCCCTCGTCGGCGAGGTGCGCGGCATGGGGCTCATGCGGGGAATCGAACTTGTGGAGAACAAGGCGACGAAGAAGCCCTTTGCGCCGGAGAAAAAGGCCGCGGCGGTGGTGACCGGAGAATGCATGAAACGAGGTTTGGTGGTGTATCCCGGCAGCGGACAGATCGACGGTGTCGCGGGAGATCAGTTCATGGTGGCTCCCCCCCTGATCGTCACCCAGACGGAGGTGGACGAGATCGTGGGACGTCTGGAGGAAGGGCTTCGTGCCGCGGAGAATCGTCTCCGTTCCTGA
- a CDS encoding TAXI family TRAP transporter solute-binding subunit, whose translation MKRFSITVTAALIGAIFLGAAAFAATTFITIGSGGVGGTYYPLGGAMAEVLSQADIGVKATSRSTSASRENCRLVAKNTVQIGMSMGSTLYQAAFGVGAFEQDGKLPLNILMNMYPAPQHLVTTSKTGIKSLEDIKGKRVSVGAPGGGDQVLTMLILKEAGIDPDKDISKQQLTQPEGVMALKDGNVDAVFWNFAAPGASVLEVAAQRDVVLVPLPQDVVDKVVANNPFLVPHKITKDTYPGMTEDVLTVADGNYLVVRNDMDEKLAYDLVKTLVENREKFLQITPQAENFVPEKASIGIIDFHPGAVKYFEEQGISMKK comes from the coding sequence ATGAAGAGATTCTCCATCACTGTGACAGCGGCTCTTATCGGCGCGATTTTCCTGGGAGCGGCGGCGTTCGCCGCGACCACCTTCATCACCATCGGGTCCGGCGGAGTGGGAGGCACCTATTACCCCCTCGGCGGTGCCATGGCTGAAGTCCTGAGTCAGGCGGACATCGGCGTGAAGGCCACCTCCCGTTCGACTTCGGCATCCCGGGAGAACTGCCGCCTCGTCGCCAAAAATACGGTCCAGATCGGCATGTCCATGGGATCCACGCTATACCAGGCGGCGTTCGGTGTGGGAGCTTTCGAGCAGGACGGCAAACTTCCCCTGAACATCCTCATGAACATGTATCCCGCCCCGCAGCATTTGGTGACCACGTCGAAGACGGGAATCAAATCCCTTGAGGACATCAAGGGAAAACGAGTCTCCGTGGGCGCTCCCGGCGGCGGTGACCAGGTGCTCACCATGCTCATCCTCAAGGAGGCGGGGATCGATCCCGACAAGGATATCTCTAAGCAACAGCTCACGCAGCCCGAAGGCGTCATGGCGCTCAAGGACGGCAACGTGGATGCGGTGTTCTGGAATTTCGCGGCTCCTGGAGCCTCCGTCCTCGAGGTGGCGGCACAGCGTGACGTGGTCCTCGTTCCCCTTCCCCAGGATGTCGTGGACAAGGTTGTCGCGAACAATCCCTTCCTGGTTCCTCACAAGATCACGAAAGACACCTATCCCGGCATGACCGAGGATGTTCTCACCGTGGCGGATGGCAATTATCTGGTCGTCCGGAACGACATGGACGAGAAACTCGCCTACGATCTGGTGAAGACGCTTGTGGAAAACCGGGAAAAATTCCTCCAGATCACTCCCCAGGCGGAGAATTTTGTTCCCGAGAAGGCGAGCATCGGTATCATCGATTTCCATCCCGGCGCCGTGAAATACTTCGAGGAACAGGGCATTTCCATGAAGAAATAA
- a CDS encoding TRAP transporter large permease, which yields MIYVAIVILLASLMLGVPVPVSFMASAGWLIFFGGPGGGGYAPSQLLPYAFTQMNSVSLIAIALFIMAGGIMERGRIGEKLIDLVDVFVGHLRGGLGIVGTISCAVFGSISGAACATLSCIGSIMFPRLEAGGYPRGHAAALMANASLLGLLIPPNATLIIFAWISGQPVLACFLSTVMPGILTTVLICAVNMWLLRNNESVLVAHRRSAEEKWALFRERGKRALPALMLPVIVLGGIYGGIMTTTEASAAAVLYAIPVGMFVYRGLDLKGLWNVVVESGVTTGVIMAMLFSVSMLSRLYLLEDLPSRLLILFRSVSENRWVILCMINIFLVIMGMLMDDISVVVLTTPILMPIILELGFNPIHYAAIVGVNTGLGCITPPAAPVLYLGGRLANAPINEMMRPALWFMLLCWLPVLLFTAYCPKLVLFLPHVILGTPW from the coding sequence ATGATCTACGTGGCCATTGTCATTCTCCTGGCGTCGCTGATGCTCGGTGTTCCCGTTCCAGTCAGCTTCATGGCCTCGGCGGGATGGTTGATCTTCTTCGGCGGACCCGGCGGCGGCGGTTACGCTCCAAGCCAGCTCCTTCCCTATGCTTTCACCCAGATGAATTCCGTCTCGCTCATCGCCATCGCTCTCTTCATCATGGCAGGGGGCATCATGGAACGAGGGCGCATCGGAGAGAAACTCATCGATCTGGTGGACGTGTTCGTGGGACATCTCCGGGGCGGGCTCGGCATCGTGGGAACTATCTCCTGCGCCGTCTTCGGCTCCATCTCCGGAGCGGCCTGCGCCACTCTTTCCTGCATCGGTTCCATCATGTTTCCCCGCCTCGAGGCGGGAGGGTATCCGCGTGGACACGCGGCGGCCCTCATGGCCAACGCGTCCCTGCTGGGGCTTCTCATCCCTCCGAACGCCACGCTCATCATCTTCGCCTGGATCAGCGGCCAGCCTGTCCTGGCGTGCTTTCTCTCCACGGTGATGCCGGGCATCCTCACCACAGTGCTCATCTGTGCGGTGAACATGTGGCTCCTCCGGAACAACGAGTCGGTTCTCGTGGCCCACAGACGGAGCGCGGAGGAAAAATGGGCGCTCTTCCGGGAGCGGGGAAAGCGTGCGCTTCCGGCGTTGATGCTTCCCGTCATCGTCCTCGGAGGAATCTACGGCGGTATCATGACCACCACGGAGGCATCGGCGGCGGCAGTGCTCTACGCCATTCCCGTGGGCATGTTCGTCTACCGGGGACTCGATCTCAAAGGACTCTGGAATGTGGTGGTGGAGTCGGGAGTGACCACGGGAGTCATCATGGCCATGCTCTTCTCCGTGTCCATGCTGAGCCGCCTCTATCTGCTGGAGGACCTCCCCTCGCGGCTTCTGATCCTCTTCAGGTCCGTCTCGGAAAACCGTTGGGTGATCCTCTGTATGATCAACATTTTCCTTGTCATCATGGGAATGCTCATGGACGACATCAGTGTCGTGGTGCTCACCACGCCCATTCTCATGCCCATCATTCTTGAGCTGGGGTTCAATCCTATCCACTACGCGGCCATCGTTGGCGTCAACACGGGGCTCGGCTGCATCACGCCTCCCGCCGCCCCGGTGCTCTACCTTGGGGGACGCCTTGCCAACGCACCTATCAACGAAATGATGCGCCCCGCTCTGTGGTTCATGTTGCTCTGCTGGCTGCCGGTGCTGCTTTTCACGGCTTATTGCCCCAAGCTGGTGCTCTTTCTGCCCCACGTGATCCTGGGAACGCCCTGGTGA
- a CDS encoding MurR/RpiR family transcriptional regulator, whose protein sequence is MRDRITAKRSDMSPAQTKIAAYVLEHLRDAAFLSAAELAERIGVSEATMIRFAAFLGYEGYTLFREAVGDALLQRLSTLERMKEYAPEEESSLFDRVVRDDLEAVAAIRTNTSESDVDALGRALAASGAVYIAGNRSSFALAYYFSFYLSWILPNVKLLSPDIPYETLFNAPHESLVVGISFPRYSSWTLRVLEDAKTLGLHTAAITDSPGSPLAMRSTYVVTVPYRPVSFIDSFAAPLSVINCLVLSVSSHLGEEAAEKLEALEEYWSRNRVYDGVVRPDAARRETGEPPRRC, encoded by the coding sequence GTGCGGGATCGCATTACAGCAAAGCGTTCCGACATGTCTCCGGCGCAGACAAAAATCGCCGCATACGTGCTCGAGCATCTCCGGGATGCGGCATTTCTCTCCGCTGCGGAGCTGGCGGAACGCATCGGTGTGAGTGAGGCGACGATGATTCGTTTTGCGGCCTTTCTCGGTTACGAAGGGTACACGCTGTTCCGTGAGGCTGTTGGGGACGCGCTTCTGCAGCGACTTTCAACGCTCGAGCGAATGAAGGAATATGCACCGGAGGAAGAATCGAGTCTTTTCGACAGGGTCGTGCGGGATGATCTGGAGGCCGTCGCCGCGATTCGGACGAACACGTCCGAGAGTGACGTGGATGCCCTCGGAAGGGCGCTTGCCGCATCCGGAGCCGTCTATATTGCGGGAAACCGAAGTTCCTTCGCACTCGCCTATTATTTCTCTTTTTATCTTTCCTGGATTCTTCCCAATGTCAAGCTTCTGAGCCCGGACATTCCTTACGAAACCCTCTTCAACGCGCCTCACGAGAGCCTTGTGGTCGGCATCAGCTTTCCCCGCTATTCCAGTTGGACCCTTCGCGTTCTTGAGGATGCGAAAACCCTTGGACTCCACACCGCGGCGATTACGGATTCGCCCGGAAGTCCTCTGGCGATGCGGTCCACCTACGTGGTGACCGTTCCCTATCGCCCGGTGTCCTTCATCGATTCCTTCGCCGCCCCTCTTTCCGTGATCAACTGTCTCGTGCTGTCCGTCTCCTCCCACCTCGGAGAGGAAGCGGCGGAGAAGCTCGAAGCGCTCGAGGAGTACTGGAGCAGAAACCGCGTCTACGACGGGGTGGTACGACCGGATGCGGCTCGCCGAGAGACGGGAGAGCCACCGCGCAGGTGCTGA